In one window of Pseudopipra pipra isolate bDixPip1 chromosome 27, bDixPip1.hap1, whole genome shotgun sequence DNA:
- the MRPL34 gene encoding large ribosomal subunit protein bL34m: MCRGGDQAAVGPLPWKQRGELPGTTTPVSPCGRRRLRLAGRKEPMGSGVVGGRGAMAALGPVWGRRFSLLQRALPCPFPLLPSSPELLPGHPPALCRLPGAPWRFQQLRGKARGNEYQPNNRKRKKTHGWIRRISTPGGIAVILRRMLKGRKSLSH; encoded by the exons ATGTGCCGCGGTGGCGACCAGGCCGCGGTGGGGCCGTTGCCATGGAAACAGCGGGGCGAGCTCCCAGGGACCACAACCCCCGTCAGCCCTTGCGGGCGGCGCCGGCTGCGATTGGCCGGCAGGAAGGAGCCAATGGGCAGCGGCGTTGTTGGCGGGCGGGGCGCGATGGCGGCGCTGGGCCCGGTGTGGGGCCGCAG gttttccctgctccagcgcgccctcccctgccccttcccgcTCCTTCCGAGCTCCCCGGAGCTCCTCCCCGGCCACCCCCCCGCCCTCTGCCGCCTGCCGGGGGCTCCCTGGAGGTTCCAGCAGCTCCGCGGCAAAGCCCGAGGGAACGAGTACCAGCCCAACAACAGGAAGCGCAAGAAGACGCACGGCTGGATCCGGAGGATCAGCACCCCCGGCGGCATCGCCGTGATCCTGCGCCGGATGCTCAAGGGCAGGAAGTCGCTGAGCCACTGA